A window of Haliscomenobacter hydrossis DSM 1100 contains these coding sequences:
- the mtaB gene encoding tRNA (N(6)-L-threonylcarbamoyladenosine(37)-C(2))-methylthiotransferase MtaB, producing MATPRTVAFYTLGCKLNYSETSSIARLFEGAGYTEVDFEQGADVYVINTCSVTDFADRKCRKVVRQALRHSPQAFVVVVGCYAQLKPEEIAEIPGVDLVLGAAEKFRILDFIDTLSKAPGKGMVHAGEVREARNFVDAFSFGDRTRSFLKVQDGCNYKCSFCTIPQARGASRSDKVENVVANAWKIAEMGVKEIVLTGVNIGDFGNGTEVIEGTSPKKEAMFIDLIRELDQVEAISRFRISSIEPNLCTDEIIDFVAGSQRFAPHLHMPLQSGNNTQLRQMRRRYTRELYTDRVARIKQQMPHACIGVDVIVGFPGETQEDFLETYHFLHDLDISYLHVFTYSERANTPAADMDGVVPVNVRRERNEMLGILSEKKRRHFYEQHLGQTRLVLFEAHKDKNLMAGFTDNYIKVETPLQIELLNRVLPVDLQKINREGIVEIGLGILA from the coding sequence ATGGCCACACCGAGAACGGTAGCGTTTTATACACTGGGATGTAAATTGAACTACTCCGAGACCTCCTCTATTGCCCGTTTATTTGAAGGGGCAGGGTATACCGAGGTAGACTTTGAGCAGGGCGCGGATGTGTATGTGATCAATACTTGTTCGGTAACAGATTTCGCCGATCGAAAATGTCGCAAAGTCGTACGCCAGGCTTTGCGCCATTCTCCGCAGGCCTTTGTGGTAGTTGTAGGCTGTTATGCTCAACTCAAGCCTGAAGAAATTGCCGAGATCCCCGGCGTTGACCTGGTTCTGGGCGCTGCTGAAAAATTCCGGATTCTGGATTTTATCGATACCCTTTCCAAAGCACCGGGCAAAGGAATGGTACATGCGGGAGAAGTACGCGAAGCCCGCAATTTTGTAGATGCCTTTTCCTTTGGCGACCGCACCCGTTCTTTTCTCAAGGTGCAGGACGGCTGCAATTACAAATGTTCTTTTTGTACCATTCCCCAGGCTCGTGGGGCTAGTCGTAGCGACAAAGTAGAAAACGTGGTGGCCAATGCCTGGAAGATCGCCGAAATGGGGGTAAAAGAAATTGTCTTGACCGGAGTCAACATCGGTGACTTTGGCAACGGAACCGAGGTGATTGAGGGTACGTCTCCGAAAAAAGAAGCCATGTTCATCGATTTGATTCGCGAATTGGATCAGGTAGAGGCCATTAGCAGATTCCGCATTTCTTCCATTGAACCCAATTTGTGTACTGACGAAATCATTGATTTTGTTGCGGGATCACAGCGTTTTGCCCCCCATTTACACATGCCGCTGCAATCGGGCAACAATACTCAACTGCGACAAATGCGCCGTCGCTATACCCGGGAATTGTACACTGATCGAGTAGCTCGGATCAAACAACAGATGCCGCATGCCTGCATTGGCGTTGATGTGATTGTGGGCTTTCCGGGTGAAACACAGGAAGATTTTCTGGAAACCTATCATTTCCTCCATGACCTTGACATCTCCTATCTCCACGTATTTACTTACTCTGAACGTGCCAATACGCCTGCTGCTGACATGGATGGTGTAGTTCCGGTCAACGTGCGTCGGGAACGGAATGAGATGCTGGGGATTTTGAGCGAAAAAAAGCGCAGACATTTTTACGAACAGCACCTCGGGCAAACCCGACTTGTGCTTTTTGAAGCACATAAAGACAAAAACCTGATGGCAGGCTTTACCGATAACTATATTAAGGTGGAAACTCCACTGCAAATCGAATTGTTAAACCGAGTCTTACCCGTTGATTTACAAAAAATTAACCGTGAGGGTATTGTGGAAATTGGACTTGGGATATTAGCATAA
- a CDS encoding 4a-hydroxytetrahydrobiopterin dehydratase, which yields MWTEKDNQLSATFTFKDFTQAFAFMTEVAFHAEKQSHHPLWTNVWNRVEIHLSTHDAGDIVTEKDHKLANAVDKVYARYQ from the coding sequence ATGTGGACAGAAAAAGACAATCAACTCTCGGCAACCTTTACATTTAAAGATTTCACTCAGGCTTTCGCTTTTATGACCGAAGTGGCCTTTCATGCAGAAAAACAGAGTCACCACCCACTTTGGACCAATGTTTGGAACCGGGTGGAAATTCATCTGAGTACCCACGATGCAGGGGATATCGTTACGGAAAAAGACCACAAACTGGCCAACGCCGTTGATAAGGTTTATGCTCGTTACCAATAA
- a CDS encoding methionine aminotransferase, with amino-acid sequence MIVSSKLPGVGTTIFTVMSALAQEHGAINLAQGFPDFASSQRLSELVAHYMRQGYNQYAPMAGLPLLRQRIAEKIDGLYGVKIDPDQEITITAGATQGIFTAIGALVNPGDEVIIFEPAYDSYRPSIELFGGITKSFELNAPDYSIDWNQLRRLISMKTRMIIINTPQNPTGKIFKPADMQALEKLVGGTDIILLSDEVYEHLVYDGHEHESILRYPGLRNQAVAVYSFGKTFHTTGWKVGYCIAPPNLTAEFRKVHQFNVFSVNTPVQYGLADFLEDPHEYLGLGTFFTHKRDIFLDAIEGSRFRPLLSEGSYFQLCDYSEISTEPDVDFCRRLTQDYGVAAIPLSVFYHSKRDDKIIRFCFAKKEETLELAGKRLREI; translated from the coding sequence ATGATTGTGTCATCTAAACTACCCGGGGTAGGCACCACCATTTTTACGGTGATGTCCGCACTAGCGCAAGAGCATGGGGCCATTAATCTTGCGCAAGGTTTTCCGGACTTTGCATCCTCCCAACGCTTAAGTGAGTTGGTAGCCCATTACATGCGCCAGGGCTACAACCAGTACGCACCCATGGCCGGCTTGCCGCTATTGCGGCAACGCATCGCTGAAAAAATCGATGGCCTGTATGGTGTGAAAATCGACCCTGATCAGGAAATCACCATTACTGCGGGGGCAACTCAAGGTATCTTCACCGCCATTGGCGCTTTGGTAAATCCCGGTGATGAAGTCATTATTTTTGAACCGGCCTACGATTCTTATCGCCCCAGCATTGAACTCTTTGGAGGGATAACCAAATCCTTCGAACTCAATGCCCCCGATTATTCCATCGACTGGAACCAGTTGCGGCGCCTGATCAGCATGAAAACCCGCATGATCATCATCAATACCCCGCAAAATCCTACCGGGAAAATTTTCAAACCTGCGGATATGCAAGCACTTGAAAAACTGGTTGGTGGTACCGACATCATCCTCCTCAGTGATGAGGTGTATGAACACTTGGTATACGATGGGCATGAACACGAAAGTATCCTGCGTTATCCAGGGTTGCGTAATCAGGCTGTCGCGGTCTATTCATTTGGCAAAACCTTCCACACCACGGGCTGGAAAGTGGGTTATTGCATTGCTCCTCCCAATTTGACAGCAGAATTCCGGAAAGTACACCAATTCAACGTGTTTTCCGTCAATACGCCGGTGCAATATGGCTTGGCTGATTTCCTGGAGGACCCTCATGAGTATTTGGGCTTGGGTACTTTTTTTACCCACAAAAGAGATATTTTTCTGGACGCCATTGAAGGGTCGCGTTTTCGGCCTTTGTTGAGTGAAGGCTCCTATTTTCAACTTTGTGACTACAGCGAAATCAGTACAGAGCCGGATGTTGATTTCTGTCGGCGCCTGACTCAGGATTATGGTGTAGCAGCCATTCCTCTATCGGTTTTTTACCACAGCAAACGCGACGATAAAATTATCCGCTTTTGTTTTGCTAAAAAGGAAGAAACATTGGAGTTGGCAGGTAAAAGACTGCGAGAAATATAA
- a CDS encoding YkvA family protein, whose protein sequence is MEPENKKDQAENPAENLDQYENKFTERKLWHKITRFAQKIGVKAVYAALLMFYAYKRKDTPGWAKKIVIGILGYLISPIDFLPDLTPIIGYTDDLGILSFGLVTIAAFVNEEVRKKARTQLGKWFPSFKEEDLKAVEDKL, encoded by the coding sequence ATGGAACCAGAAAACAAAAAAGACCAGGCCGAAAATCCAGCTGAAAACCTGGACCAGTACGAAAATAAATTCACCGAGCGGAAATTGTGGCACAAGATCACCCGCTTTGCGCAAAAAATTGGCGTCAAAGCGGTGTATGCTGCCTTGTTGATGTTTTACGCGTACAAACGGAAAGATACACCGGGTTGGGCCAAAAAAATTGTCATCGGTATTTTGGGCTATCTGATTAGCCCGATTGATTTTTTACCAGACTTAACCCCCATCATCGGCTATACCGATGACCTGGGTATTTTGAGCTTTGGCCTCGTGACCATTGCTGCATTCGTCAATGAGGAAGTACGCAAAAAAGCACGTACCCAATTGGGCAAGTGGTTTCCGAGCTTTAAGGAAGAAGATCTTAAAGCAGTGGAAGACAAATTATAA
- a CDS encoding CBS domain-containing protein yields MNVLAPVKSIMSTHLITVAPSDKLSLVKDIFDDHNIHHIPVVRYKELIGIISKTDFMHFLQGFSPNEEDRFVNYARLRSYAAEEIMTKGLAKLDPNDRINVALEIFLVNRFHAIPVVENDELVGILTTYDIIKALATEPVSPKQILENRQHEGEVTEGIVG; encoded by the coding sequence ATGAACGTCCTGGCACCCGTTAAAAGCATCATGAGCACCCATTTGATCACGGTTGCTCCATCTGACAAACTTAGCCTTGTCAAAGACATCTTCGACGATCACAACATCCATCACATTCCCGTAGTACGCTACAAAGAATTGATTGGCATCATCAGCAAAACTGACTTCATGCATTTTTTACAGGGATTTTCCCCTAATGAAGAAGACCGTTTTGTGAACTATGCAAGACTACGCTCTTATGCTGCGGAAGAAATCATGACCAAAGGTTTGGCCAAGCTGGACCCAAATGATCGCATCAATGTCGCTTTAGAGATATTCCTGGTCAATCGTTTTCACGCAATTCCTGTAGTAGAAAATGACGAATTGGTGGGTATACTGACCACTTACGACATCATTAAAGCCTTGGCCACCGAACCAGTTAGCCCTAAACAAATTCTGGAGAATCGGCAACACGAAGGAGAGGTAACAGAGGGAATCGTGGGGTAG
- a CDS encoding BamA/OMP85 family outer membrane protein: MRYIQCSMLSLLRITRINLLLLVVALLPLSLTAQIRDSLPIADYTTPANFEIGGVRVTGAQFSDANAITSISGLKVGDKIRIPGPAIPKAIKALLQLRLFTNVQIIQEKTIGDVVFLELQVQERPRLSLYTYKGVGKGQHETLNEIVNQHITKGGIVTENMKSNAARGLEKSFIKKGWLDVHVEVQEAPDTARLNSVKLTFDINLEEKVKIKDISFVGVTNVNEKKLLKKMDKTKEKKRFLAGSKFIGDEYEDDKKEIIKYFNTVGYRDARILSDSIWRDDKGEMHITLNLNEGNRYYFRNLTWKGNSIYDEEALNQVLGIKKGDIYNQELLENRLRFSQDGRDVSTLYMDNGYLFFNVDPTEVSIENDSIDLELRIFEGPQATIDKVIIKGNDRTHEHVIRRELRTLPGEKFSRSQIIRSQRQILALNYFNPEKLDIQTPVNAERGTVDIQYVVEERPADQLELSAGWGGARRVIGTLGVSFNNFSMRNVFKKEAWRPLPTGDGQRLSIRAQTNGQFYQSYNVSFTEPWLGGHKPNSFTVGGFFNRFAYPLFDGGSQSLNIVQGSVSLGTRLKWPDDNFVSSTTINIQSLRLNQWTQGLFRTDQGEIVSTGNFNNFSLRQNLVRSTVNDPTFPKDGSNISLILQLTPPYSLFNKTKNYGELSANERFRYLEYHKWRFDVDWYTTIVGKLVLKTSSRIGILGFYNRKIGTSPFERFQVGGDGLNNQQFGFQGVDIISARGYEIADFENNADPSGSGQTPTPIFNKFTLELRYPLSLNPSSTIYVHTFMQGVNTWKSLRDYNPFDLKRSAGVGLRVFLPMFGILGFDYGLGFDKPNVTNLFAKGVANFNIVLGFEPE; the protein is encoded by the coding sequence ATGAGATACATTCAGTGTAGTATGTTGTCGCTCTTGCGCATCACCCGAATCAACCTTCTGCTCCTTGTTGTGGCCTTGCTGCCGCTGAGTTTAACGGCACAAATCCGCGATAGTTTGCCCATCGCAGACTATACCACTCCGGCCAATTTTGAAATTGGTGGGGTGAGGGTCACTGGTGCCCAGTTCAGTGATGCCAATGCCATTACCAGTATTTCAGGTTTGAAAGTAGGCGACAAAATCCGCATCCCTGGGCCCGCTATCCCCAAAGCCATCAAAGCTTTATTGCAGTTGCGCTTGTTCACCAACGTGCAGATCATTCAGGAAAAAACCATCGGTGATGTCGTATTCCTGGAATTACAGGTGCAAGAACGGCCCCGCCTGTCGCTGTATACCTATAAAGGTGTAGGTAAAGGCCAGCACGAAACCCTTAATGAAATAGTGAATCAACACATCACCAAAGGGGGGATTGTGACCGAGAACATGAAATCGAACGCTGCGCGGGGTCTGGAAAAAAGCTTTATCAAAAAAGGCTGGCTGGATGTACACGTAGAGGTGCAAGAAGCACCCGATACCGCAAGGTTGAACTCGGTCAAACTCACCTTTGACATCAACCTCGAAGAAAAAGTAAAAATCAAGGATATCTCTTTTGTCGGCGTTACCAATGTAAATGAGAAAAAACTGCTCAAGAAAATGGACAAAACCAAGGAGAAAAAACGCTTCCTGGCTGGCTCCAAATTTATTGGTGATGAATACGAAGACGATAAAAAAGAAATCATTAAGTATTTCAATACGGTTGGTTACCGCGACGCCCGCATTTTGAGTGATAGCATTTGGCGAGATGATAAAGGTGAAATGCACATTACGCTCAACCTCAATGAGGGCAATCGTTACTACTTCCGCAACTTGACCTGGAAAGGGAACTCCATTTATGATGAAGAAGCCCTCAATCAGGTACTTGGCATCAAAAAAGGAGACATTTACAACCAGGAGCTGCTCGAAAACCGCCTGCGTTTCAGCCAGGATGGCCGCGACGTCAGTACCTTGTACATGGACAATGGTTACCTTTTCTTCAATGTAGATCCTACCGAAGTATCGATAGAAAACGATTCCATCGACCTTGAACTGCGTATTTTTGAAGGCCCTCAGGCTACCATCGATAAAGTAATCATCAAAGGCAACGACCGTACCCACGAACATGTAATCCGGCGGGAACTGCGTACACTCCCTGGTGAAAAATTCAGCCGCTCACAAATCATTCGTTCGCAACGCCAAATTTTGGCACTTAACTACTTCAATCCTGAAAAACTCGACATCCAAACGCCAGTTAACGCTGAGCGTGGAACCGTGGACATTCAGTATGTTGTAGAAGAGCGCCCTGCCGACCAGTTGGAGCTTTCCGCTGGCTGGGGTGGCGCCCGTCGGGTGATTGGTACTTTGGGGGTATCCTTTAACAACTTCTCGATGCGCAACGTGTTCAAAAAAGAAGCGTGGCGTCCCCTTCCTACCGGTGATGGCCAACGTCTCTCGATTCGGGCACAAACCAACGGACAGTTTTACCAATCTTACAATGTGTCTTTCACTGAACCCTGGTTGGGTGGGCACAAACCCAACTCCTTCACTGTAGGGGGCTTTTTCAACCGCTTTGCTTATCCTCTTTTTGACGGAGGCAGTCAGAGCTTGAACATTGTACAGGGCTCGGTAAGTTTGGGTACTCGCCTGAAGTGGCCCGATGACAACTTTGTATCTAGTACGACCATCAATATTCAATCCTTGCGCTTGAACCAATGGACACAAGGCCTTTTCCGTACCGACCAAGGCGAGATCGTATCTACGGGTAACTTCAACAACTTCAGTCTGCGCCAGAACCTGGTGCGTTCAACGGTCAACGATCCGACCTTCCCCAAGGATGGATCCAACATCTCCTTGATCCTGCAGTTGACCCCACCATACTCCTTGTTTAACAAGACCAAAAATTACGGCGAATTATCAGCCAACGAACGTTTCCGGTATTTGGAATACCACAAATGGCGTTTCGATGTGGATTGGTATACGACGATCGTGGGTAAATTGGTACTCAAAACCTCTTCGCGCATTGGTATCCTGGGTTTCTACAACCGCAAGATTGGTACTTCTCCATTCGAACGCTTCCAGGTTGGGGGCGATGGTTTGAACAACCAGCAGTTTGGCTTCCAGGGGGTAGACATCATCTCGGCCCGTGGATATGAAATTGCCGACTTTGAAAACAACGCCGATCCATCGGGATCCGGGCAAACGCCGACCCCGATTTTTAATAAATTCACCTTGGAATTGCGCTACCCACTGTCGCTCAACCCAAGTTCGACCATCTATGTGCATACCTTCATGCAGGGGGTCAACACCTGGAAGAGTTTGCGCGATTACAACCCCTTCGATCTGAAACGTTCAGCGGGTGTAGGTTTGCGGGTGTTCTTGCCCATGTTTGGTATTCTTGGTTTTGACTATGGTCTGGGCTTTGACAAACCGAACGTGACCAATCTCTTTGCAAAAGGAGTGGCTAACTTCAACATTGTACTTGGTTTCGAACCGGAATAA
- a CDS encoding 5-oxoprolinase subunit PxpA has product MIDLNCDLGEGFPADAALMPLISSANIACGYHAGDRVTMRSTIALALEHRVAIGAHPGFDDKANFGRLPIALSPDQIYQLVLEQLTLIAAIAREEGATLNHVKPHGALYNRAAQTPEWAQAIAKAVHDFDANLILFGLSGSHSIRAAKYLGLSTANEVFADRSYQADGSLTPRHQGGALIQDTQLCIAQVTQMIEQGSVTTTTGQNIPLQADTICLHGDGMHAISFAQAIRHALEAKKIVIQAPRRNKD; this is encoded by the coding sequence ATGATTGACTTAAACTGCGATCTCGGCGAGGGCTTTCCCGCCGATGCAGCCCTCATGCCGCTTATCTCTTCCGCCAATATTGCCTGTGGGTACCACGCAGGTGATCGGGTTACCATGCGCAGCACCATTGCGTTAGCGCTGGAACATCGGGTTGCGATTGGTGCCCATCCCGGCTTTGACGACAAAGCCAATTTTGGCCGCCTGCCGATTGCGCTCTCTCCGGATCAAATTTATCAACTGGTTCTAGAACAACTGACCCTCATCGCTGCCATTGCCAGAGAAGAGGGAGCCACCTTAAATCACGTCAAACCACATGGTGCCCTTTACAATCGTGCGGCACAAACTCCGGAGTGGGCACAAGCCATTGCCAAGGCAGTGCACGACTTTGATGCCAATCTGATCCTTTTTGGGCTTAGTGGTAGTCATTCGATTCGAGCGGCAAAATACTTGGGTTTGTCTACGGCAAACGAAGTTTTTGCGGATCGTAGTTACCAGGCCGATGGTTCCCTTACCCCCCGCCATCAAGGGGGTGCCCTCATCCAGGATACCCAGTTGTGCATTGCCCAGGTCACCCAAATGATCGAGCAGGGTAGTGTAACCACCACAACTGGACAAAACATTCCCTTACAAGCAGATACGATCTGTCTCCACGGCGACGGTATGCACGCAATCTCCTTTGCGCAAGCCATTCGACATGCATTAGAAGCTAAAAAAATCGTTATTCAGGCACCAAGGCGGAACAAGGATTAA
- a CDS encoding Crp/Fnr family transcriptional regulator has product MSNEAYWYLESIDVTGIFCPQKIRRGDLEAHFHRCYKRGEYIYLPEESADRVFFLTDGRVKIGTYGESGKEITKAILGKGDVFGELSLIGEEKRRDFAYAMEEATVCVVNVDEMKSLMRDHSALSLFLMKIMGSRVLDMERRLESLVFKDSRTRIIEFLLEIAEKKGRRVGFETEVRKFITHQEIANLTATSRQTVTTLLNDLRERNILTFDRRRLLIRDMEKLSQEAMTVG; this is encoded by the coding sequence ATGAGCAATGAAGCATATTGGTATTTAGAAAGCATTGATGTGACCGGTATATTTTGCCCCCAGAAAATCCGGCGAGGCGATTTGGAGGCTCATTTTCATCGCTGCTACAAACGCGGCGAGTACATCTATCTACCGGAAGAGTCAGCTGATCGCGTTTTTTTTCTTACCGACGGGCGCGTTAAAATTGGAACTTACGGAGAGTCGGGCAAAGAAATCACCAAAGCCATTTTGGGTAAAGGGGATGTATTCGGGGAACTATCGCTGATCGGTGAGGAGAAACGTCGCGATTTTGCCTACGCCATGGAAGAAGCCACGGTGTGCGTTGTCAATGTAGATGAAATGAAATCCCTGATGCGCGACCATTCAGCACTCAGCCTATTTTTGATGAAAATCATGGGTTCCCGCGTGTTGGACATGGAAAGACGTCTGGAGTCGCTGGTATTCAAAGACTCACGTACCCGCATCATCGAATTTTTACTGGAAATTGCTGAAAAAAAGGGCCGCCGGGTCGGGTTCGAAACCGAAGTACGCAAATTCATCACCCATCAGGAAATTGCCAACCTGACCGCTACTTCTCGGCAAACGGTAACCACCTTACTCAATGACTTACGGGAAAGGAATATCCTTACTTTTGACCGGAGAAGGTTGTTGATTCGAGACATGGAAAAATTGAGTCAAGAGGCGATGACGGTGGGCTGA
- a CDS encoding RNA polymerase sigma-70 factor: MEKLSKIEIEEQRARLSPLSPDAEVRPEPKLIDEEVFLQKIFAQDARKGCEVLFKRYYNNLCNHAMRFVYSKEAAEDIVNEVFANFWQQRVFEKITTSYRAYLYKAVRHRSYNHIKFELNQTELVQPNYSETPVLQADDILHYNELGHKLDKVIQDLPPQCRKAFQMNRLEGKKYAQVAAELGISVSAVERLISRALTKLRIELKEDWLLDL; the protein is encoded by the coding sequence ATGGAGAAGCTATCAAAAATAGAAATTGAGGAACAGCGTGCAAGGTTATCACCTTTAAGTCCGGATGCAGAAGTTCGCCCTGAACCCAAGTTGATTGACGAAGAGGTCTTTTTGCAAAAAATCTTTGCGCAGGATGCGCGCAAAGGATGTGAAGTGTTGTTCAAAAGGTATTACAACAACCTTTGCAATCATGCCATGCGGTTTGTGTATTCAAAAGAAGCAGCCGAGGATATTGTCAATGAAGTTTTTGCTAATTTCTGGCAACAGCGCGTTTTTGAAAAAATTACTACTTCCTACCGCGCATACCTTTACAAGGCAGTCAGGCACCGCAGCTACAATCACATCAAGTTTGAATTGAACCAAACAGAGTTGGTTCAACCCAATTATTCCGAAACGCCAGTCTTACAGGCGGACGACATCCTCCATTACAATGAATTGGGCCATAAACTGGATAAAGTCATCCAGGATTTGCCGCCACAGTGCCGAAAGGCTTTTCAAATGAATCGTTTAGAAGGAAAAAAATATGCTCAGGTTGCCGCAGAGCTGGGCATCAGCGTCAGTGCTGTAGAGCGTTTGATCAGTCGAGCACTGACCAAATTGCGTATCGAACTTAAAGAAGATTGGCTATTGGATCTCTGA
- a CDS encoding FecR family protein has translation MEKVIIQKILFNYFDGRATSMERKLIEDWMKKDPENENLFYQYLDEWESQNPQYLSEDTEAWENYKALLNAPPKPVEDPEENNHTAKYPSIRSLRKFWYVAATLAILVTASMFFYQKSILYHTYQTHYAQTKQVKLSDGTLVVLNANTRLHVPRWGFFGKKRKVLLDGEGEFKVTHTKNNQRFVIQTNTDFEVEVFGTQFVFYAREQARKVVLNEGKVQINYLGGKKQIMKPGDIVTLAEGSNTLALSKAKKAKNHNAWKYHQLYFDDTPLSEASITIKEHFGLQIMFDDSTLANRRLSGYFKAEKASELFQAFSVLLNVGIRQQKDTVFISSKQ, from the coding sequence ATGGAAAAAGTAATTATCCAAAAAATACTGTTCAATTATTTCGATGGAAGAGCCACCTCCATGGAGCGAAAGCTAATTGAGGATTGGATGAAAAAAGACCCTGAAAATGAAAACTTGTTCTATCAATATTTAGACGAATGGGAAAGCCAGAATCCTCAATACCTGTCAGAGGATACGGAGGCATGGGAAAATTATAAAGCCCTACTCAATGCTCCACCTAAACCTGTTGAAGACCCTGAAGAAAACAACCATACTGCGAAATATCCAAGCATTCGCAGTTTGCGCAAATTTTGGTACGTAGCCGCAACCTTGGCTATCCTCGTGACTGCGAGCATGTTTTTTTACCAAAAATCCATTTTATACCATACCTACCAAACCCATTACGCCCAAACGAAGCAAGTGAAACTTTCCGATGGAACCCTCGTAGTGCTCAATGCCAACACCAGATTGCACGTACCCCGCTGGGGCTTTTTTGGAAAAAAACGCAAAGTACTATTGGATGGTGAAGGCGAATTTAAAGTCACCCACACCAAAAACAACCAACGCTTTGTCATCCAAACCAATACCGATTTTGAAGTTGAAGTTTTTGGCACACAGTTCGTTTTTTATGCACGCGAGCAGGCCAGAAAGGTGGTATTGAACGAGGGTAAAGTGCAAATCAACTACCTGGGCGGGAAAAAACAAATCATGAAACCTGGCGACATCGTTACCCTCGCCGAGGGATCAAATACCTTGGCACTTTCAAAAGCCAAAAAAGCAAAAAATCACAACGCCTGGAAATACCACCAACTGTATTTTGATGATACCCCACTATCAGAAGCATCGATTACCATCAAAGAACATTTTGGACTACAGATCATGTTTGACGATTCAACATTGGCCAATCGTCGCTTGTCCGGCTATTTCAAAGCAGAAAAGGCGTCAGAGCTATTCCAGGCATTTTCAGTTTTGCTGAATGTGGGTATTCGACAGCAAAAAGACACCGTATTTATTTCTTCTAAACAATAA